In the Enterococcus saigonensis genome, one interval contains:
- the pth gene encoding aminoacyl-tRNA hydrolase translates to MKMIVGLGNPGLKYAKTKHNIGFMTIDRLAQKYNVVFKRNNFEAEQGEFFLNGEKIILVKPQTFMNDSGRAVGPLMTYLGVLPEELIVVYDDLDLAIGKIRLRQKGGAGGHNGIKSIISHLKGSQVFDRIKIGIGRPTQNMTVVNHVLSPFSQADLPMIETSIDEAVSALEEYFKTDDFINTMNKFN, encoded by the coding sequence ATGAAGATGATTGTTGGCCTGGGAAATCCCGGGTTGAAATATGCAAAAACCAAACATAATATCGGCTTTATGACGATTGATCGTCTAGCGCAAAAGTACAACGTTGTCTTTAAACGCAACAACTTTGAAGCCGAACAAGGTGAATTTTTTTTAAATGGGGAAAAAATTATTTTAGTTAAACCTCAAACTTTTATGAATGACTCTGGGCGGGCTGTAGGTCCTTTGATGACTTATTTGGGTGTTTTGCCAGAAGAATTGATTGTAGTTTATGATGATTTAGATTTAGCAATTGGGAAGATTCGCTTGCGACAAAAAGGTGGCGCTGGCGGGCACAATGGTATTAAGAGTATTATTTCACATTTGAAAGGGAGTCAAGTTTTCGATCGGATTAAGATAGGTATTGGTAGACCAACACAAAATATGACAGTTGTTAACCATGTACTAAGTCCTTTTTCACAAGCTGATTTGCCGATGATTGAAACGAGCATTGATGAAGCGGTAAGTGCGTTGGAAGAGTATTTTAAAACAGATGATTTTATCAATACGATGAACAAATTTAATTAA